The genomic interval GAACCCGGCGCCGCGGAGGGACGCTTTCTGTTCCGACGCGGCCTGATACACTCCGGCCGATGTCCTGGACGACCCACATGGCCGTGTTCGTGATGCTGCACGTCGCCGCCTTCGCCGGCGCGGGGCTCGCGTTCATGCTGCTGTCCTGGCTCAACTTGTTCGATCACCCCAACGAGCGATCGAGCCACGCGAGCCCGGTTCCGCGCGGCGCCGGCCTTGTCCTGACTCCGGTTCTCGCCTTGGCCGTCGGCGGCATCGGTCTATACGCGCCGAATCCGCCCGCGTCCGCCGTCGTGCTCGCCGCGATCGTCGGCGCGCTGGGATTGGTGTTCTGGTTCGACGACCGGCGCGGCTTGCCGATTTGGTTTCGCCTCGCCGCCCAAATCGCCGCGATCGCGGCGGCGCTTTACGTCATGCGCGACCTGGGACCGTTTTTCGGCGGAATGCTTCCCGTCTGGCTCGACCGGGCCCTGGCCGGTTTTCTGTGGTTGTGGTTCACGAACCTGTTCAACTTCATGGACGGCATCGACGGCATTTCCGGGGTGGAAACGGCGGTGATCGGCGGCGGCGTGGGCGTGGTTGCCGCGCTGACCGGTGCCGCCGGCGGGCTTTCGTTGATCGGGGTTGCCCTGGTTGCCGCGGCGACCGGATTTCTGTGGTGGAACTGGCATCCGGCCAAGATTTTTCTCGGCGACGTCGGCAGCGTTCCCTTGGGC from Rhodospirillales bacterium carries:
- a CDS encoding glycosyltransferase family 4 protein; translated protein: MSWTTHMAVFVMLHVAAFAGAGLAFMLLSWLNLFDHPNERSSHASPVPRGAGLVLTPVLALAVGGIGLYAPNPPASAVVLAAIVGALGLVFWFDDRRGLPIWFRLAAQIAAIAAALYVMRDLGPFFGGMLPVWLDRALAGFLWLWFTNLFNFMDGIDGISGVETAVIGGGVGVVAALTGAAGGLSLIGVALVAAATGFLWWNWHPAKIFLGDVGSVPLGFLLGWLLLLLAAHGQWAAALILPLYYLADATLTLMRRIVRREKFWRAHRQHFYQRAARGGLGHAGVALAVGACGGVLILAAAAAAKGWDIPALVVAAIAVAALLHRLSRNAPVGW